One window of Athalia rosae chromosome 2, iyAthRosa1.1, whole genome shotgun sequence genomic DNA carries:
- the LOC105687798 gene encoding nonsense-mediated mRNA decay factor SMG5, producing the protein MKKSFNAVVVDARTDSLDQTRRLYRAMTDIAQRLDEQRSRSLSVVDLFSPSGEHLRAKLRDYCERLIFKDPVGHARKTEELLWRRGFYDVVAAAKKLRRGSGWNETERAFLSSHLAVGVGFYHHLILRLQLECSLELMGVIDFAYPHNKEGLTSHKQSSLQNKMHSEEVRQCAIRFIHRSLICLGDVARYRLDLDPYWDPKIAHRYYKMAVLINPYIGMPHNQLGTMSGNKNYGLDAVYYYTRCMLCPESFEGADGNLKRMITTHSFTGKQEEPLHRCISRLLSLLQLWNSPTPNPDRINQLSQELLMDIEGCLAVETSTSHNKKEQENDVDSIELFVKNFGEKEPDRLTHEMVFEIVAICFMTILKLQSKDSSDARGVIAFTLAILSQLLQATIERLQESVINIAMLNGDTYLATNPVFIDEADELKIISNDNIEDKKKLFNSEISFLDCNDNQKQLDNTTDQSCGFEISSNSSKKSKEKSKSLLSKLRRPRRRKNSSDSDASDVDAGLNGSSSDELNSDISETEEDALSEEIVMSDDGLSEDLSDSETTTLETEKQAPDAEKENHEKEEGKSSQNKTDENCESDQNANSFMNLENEEVDSKQNDKESTINSGSAITITTNTDSSSVYDGSNSSTNTVAYVAQLKKQNLDPAGLLDVLVDEGMLASIKICFDWLASNPDVVQSCAKSSKTLLKRVITLLNLINIDTDSLYASPRGAEFYQNLSRQDLTKVVEVLPLQEDIELKGLKVFEDSQKKLDWEFLRKYKINRNEETLVRSLKLIRFGHFLCEVKDSGVTYDETRRLFTIMDAGNSESNLDSTRNDKETETDHPQGKLMRHMGRLWLKAEVRALESRLRSKLMSPYLVPDHEALSKHTPALKRLVYAKRFIVVIPSVVVSALDEVKRTSGKAREATRWLEAQLKRGSRFLRAQRPHERLPIPLVKGPRPKDKEAWLYFQIIECCHYLTNQTKVSLTNEAEAPVVTLLTGCTTEEQKTANFSPVGLAKSAGVNLEHIESFHTKWKASSKSHG; encoded by the exons atgaagaaatcaTTCAACGCTGTTGTGGTGGATGCCAGAACCGACAGCCTCGATCAAACGAGGCGTCTATACAG GGCCATGACGGACATAGCCCAGAGGCTCGACGAGCAGAGGAGCCGATCTCTCTCAGTTGTGGACTTATTTTCACCATCCggagaacatctaagggctaAGTTAAGAGATTACTGCGAGAGATTGATATTCAAAGATCCTGTAGGACATGCTCGTAAAACAGAAGAGCTTCTGTGGAGAAGAGGCTTCTAcgatgttgttgctgctgctaaGAAGCTACGAAGGGGTAGTGGTTGGAATGAGACTGAGAGGGCATTTTTGTCCTCACACTTAGCTGTGGGTGTAGGATTTTACCATCACTTGATTCTACGGCTCCAGCTGGAATGCAGTTTGGAATTGATGGGTGTTATTGACTTTGCATACCCCCATAACAAAGAAGGATTGACAAGTCATAAACAAAGCtcattacaaaataaaatgcacTCTGAGGAAGTCAGGCAATGTGCCATAAGATTTATTCACCGAAGTTTAATCTGCCTTGGAGATGTAGCTAGGTACAGACTGGACTTGGATCCATACTGGGACCCAAAAATTGCCCATCGATACTACAAAATGGCAGTCTTGATCAATCCCTACATTGGAATGCCACATAATCAGCTGGGTACTATGTCTGGGAACAAGAACTATGGACTAGATGCAGTATACTATTATACCAGATGCATGTTGTGTCCAGAATCGTTTGAAGGTGCagatggaaatttgaaaagaatgaTAACCACCCACTCGTTTACTGGAAAACAAGAAGAACCACTGCATCGTTGCATCTCTCGATTACTTTCTTTGCTGCAACTATGGAATTCCCCTACTCCGAATCCTGATCGCATAAATCAACTCAGTCAAGAACTGTTAATGGACATTGAAGGTTGTTTAGCTGTCGAAACGTCTACTTCTCATAATAAAAAAGAGCAAGAAAATGATGTAGATAGCATTgaattatttgtaaaaaacTTTGGCGAAAAGGAGCCTGACCGTTTGACACATGAGATGGTATTTGAAATAGTGGCAATTTGTTTCATGACCATACTGAAACTTCAGAGCAAAGATTCTTCTGACGCCCGAGGAGTTATTGCTTTTACTTTGGCGATCCTATCTCAGTTATTACAAGCAACTATCGAAAGGTTACAAGAGTCTGTGATTAACATTGCTATGCTTAATGGAGATACATACCTCGCTACTAATCCAGTCTTTATTGATGAGGCTGATGAGTTGAAGATTATAAGCAATGATAACAtcgaggacaaaaaaaaattgttcaattctGAAATTAGTTTTCTAGACTGTAACGATAACCAGAAACAGTTAGATAATACAACGGATCAATCCTGTggctttgaaatttcttcgaacagttctaaaaaatcgaaggaaaaatcgaaaagctTATTATCTAAACTCAGACGTCCTCGTAGGCGCAAGAACAGCTCAGATTCTGATGCTAGTGATGTAGATGCTGGATTAAATGGGTCCTCAAGCGATGAACTAAACTCTGATATATCTGAAACTGAGGAAGACGCTTTGAGTGAGGAGATTGTTATGTCCGATGATGGATTATCGGAAGATCTCAGTGACAGTGAAACGACTACATTAGAAACTGAGAAGCAAGCACCCGATGCTGAGAAAGAGAACcatgagaaagaagaaggtaAATCCTCTCAAAATAAGactgatgaaaattgtgaaagcGATCAAAATGCTAATTCATTTATGAATCTGGAAAACGAGGAGGTGGATTCTAAACAAAACGATAAAGAGTCGACCATAAATTCTGGCAGTGCAATCACCATAACAACAAACACTGATTCCAGTAGTGTTTACGATGGAAGTAACAGCTCCACAAATACCGTAGCTTATGTTGCACAGTTGAAAAAACAGAATCTGGACCCTGCTGGCCTTCTCGATGTTTTAGTTGATGAGGGAATGTTAGCTTCCATTAAAATCTGTTTCGATTGGCTAGCCAGTAATCCCGATGTTGTCCAGTCTTGTGCGAAGAGCTCAAAAACCCTATTGAAACGAGTGATAACCCTGCTAAATTTAATCAACATAGATACAGACAGCTTATATGCCAGCCCAAGGGGAGCAGAGTTCTACCAAAATCTGAGTAGACAAGACTTGACTAAAGTAGTTGAGGTCCTACCATTACAGGAAGACATCGAGCTGAAAGGGCTCAAAGTCTTTGAAGATTCACAGAAAAAACTAGATTGggagtttttgagaaaatataaaattaacagAAACGAAGAGACACTGGTGAGATCGTTAAAACTAATAAGATTTGGCCATTTCTTATGTGAGGTTAAAGACAGTGGTGTAACATATGATGAAACGAGGCGTTTATTCACCATTATGGATGCTGGTAACAGTGAATCAAACTTAGATTCTACGAGAAATGATAAAGAAACTGAAACAGATCATCCACAAGGAAAactgatgaggcacatgggtCGGCTCTGGCTTAAGGCTGAAGTCAGAGCTCTGGAAAGCAGGTTGCGATCAAAATTGATGTCTCCTTATCTTGTTCCCGATCACGAGGCTCTCTCCAAACACACACCAGCGCTCAAGCGTCTTGTCTATGCCAAAAGATTTATTGTAGTCATTCCTTCCGTTG ttgTCTCTGCATTAGATGAAGTAAAACGTACGAGCGGCAAAGCAAGGGAAGCAACAAGATGGTTGGAAGCGCAGTTGAAACGAGGATCAAGATTCTTGCGAGCCCAAAGGCCCCATGAGCGACTTCCGATTCCGCTGGTGAAGGGACCACGGCCCAAAGATAAAGAGGCTTGGCTCTACTTCCAAATAATTGAATGCTGCCACTATCTTACAAACCAGACAAAGGTTAGTCTCACTAATGAAGCTGAGGCTCCTGTCGTGACGTTGCTAACTGGCTGCACaacagaagaacaaaaaaccgCTAACTTCAGTCCTGTTGGATTAGCAAAGAGTGCAG GGGTGAATCTGGAGCACATAGAGTCATTCCACACTAAATGGAAGGCATCTAGCAAAAGCCATGGTTGA
- the LOC105687800 gene encoding ubiquilin-1 — protein sequence MAESQENQKKITINIKTPKEKQSVEIEENASIKDFKDAVSKKFNAQSDQICLIFAGKIMKDHETLATHNVKDGLTVHLVIKAPRAATSQTEPPPPRPTADINASPFGLGGLGGLGGLESLGLGSGNFMELQQRMQRELLSSPEMMRQVLDNPLVQSLMNDPENMRNLVTSNPQMQELMQRNPEISHMLNNPELLRQTMELARNPSMLQELMRSHDRALSNLESIPGGYSALRRMYRDIQEPMLAAAANERNPFAALVESSQPLDAANPQQGQENRDPLPNPWGQGQTPPTTQGQAPAQSPIRGGGLLDSPGMQSLTAQMMENPQLMQNMLNAPYTRAMLEAMAADPAMASRVISANPMLRGNPQMQEQMRAMMPAFVQQMQNPHIQNVVANPDALAAIRQIQQGMEQLRTVAPELVDNMGLSIPPVPPVPSSGNTEQSATTTPSTDANQQDAFSQFMARMVSSMALNQGADGVGGGQQLAPPEERYRTQLEQLTAMGFVNRDANLQALIATFGDINAAVERLLANGQLSMS from the exons ATGGCAGAGAGCCAAGAGAACCAGAAGAAAATTACGATTAATATTAAAACGCCgaaggaaaaacaaagtgtcgaAATAGAGGAAAATGCATCGATCAAAGAC TTCAAAGATGCTGTCTCGAAGAAATTCAATGCCCAATCTGATCAGATCTGCCTCATATTTGCTGGTAAAATTATGAAGGACCACGAGACACTTGCAACACACAACGTCAAGGATGGATTGACTGTTCACTTGGTTATCAAAGCTCCCAGGGCAGCCACCTCCCAGAccgaaccaccaccaccccggCCCACTG CTGACATCAACGCCAGCCCATTTGGCCTCGGAGGTTTGGGTGGTTTGGGTGGACTTGAGAGCCTTGGACTTGGCTCCGGAAATTTCATGGAACTTCAACAACGTATGCAGCGAGAGCTGCTCTCTAGTCCTGAGATGATGAGGCAAGTTCTTGACAACCCTTTGGTTCAAAGCCTAATGAACGACCCGGAGAACATGCGCAATCTGGTTACCTCAAATCCACAGATGCAAGAGCTCATGCAACGTAATCCAGAAATCAGTCACATGCTCAATAATCCAGAACTCCTTAG ACAAACTATGGAGCTTGCGCGGAATCCATCAATGCTGCAAGAACTGATGCGTTCGCATGATCGGGCATTATCTAACCTTGAAAGTATCCCCGGTGGATACAGTGCTCTGAGAAGAATGTATAGAGACATTCAGGAGCCCATGTTAGCTGCTGCGGCAAACGAGAGGAATCCATTTGCAGCACTAGTGGAATCCAGCCAACCATTAGATGCAGCGAACCCCCAGCAAGGGCAGGAGAATCGGGATCCACTTCCAAATCCCTGGGGTCAAGGTCAGACGCCTCCAACAACTCAGGGTCAAGCGCCTGCTCAGAGTCCGATCAGAGGGGGTGGTCTTCTTGATTCTCCGGGTATGCAGAGCCTGACCGCGCAGATGATGGAGAACCCACAGTTGATGCAGAATATGCTGAACGCTCCCTACACACGTGCTATGCTGGAAGCAATGGCTGCAGACCCAGCAATGGCATCTAGAGTGATATCGGCCAACCCTATGCTTCGAGGTAACCCTCAGATGCAGGAACAGATGCGGGCAATGATGCCAGCCTTTGTTCAGCAGATGCAAAACCCCCACATTCAGAACGTAGTTGCTAACCCTGATGCACTTGCTGCGATTCGACAAATACAACAAGGCATGGAACAGCTGCGAACCGTCGCACCAGAGCTGGTTGATAA CATGGGTCTCAGTATTCCACCAGTTCCACCTGTTCCATCATCTGGTAATACAGAACAGTCAGCAACAACCACACCCTCAACTGATGCCAATCAACAGGACGCATTTTCACAATTCATGGCTCGCATG gtTTCGAGCATGGCTCTTAATCAAGGAGCAGATGGAGTTGGTGGTGGACAGCAGCTCGCACCACCTGAGGAACGGTATAGAACACAACTCGAACAGCTTACCGCAATGGGCTTCGTTAATAGAGACGCCAACCTTCAAG CGCTAATCGCAACATTTGGTGACATAAACGCCGCTGTTGAGAGACTATTGGCCAATGGACAACTATCCATGAGCTAA